From the genome of Oncorhynchus keta strain PuntledgeMale-10-30-2019 unplaced genomic scaffold, Oket_V2 Un_contig_10811_pilon_pilon, whole genome shotgun sequence:
gcatagggtagggcagtgtgagcagaaccagcggtgtcgtttgacttagcaacgaggatcggatgttcAGTTACTCAGACCATAGAGGAAGGACTGCTCCTGCCCGGGCTTAACCCACACCTTGAACTGGACACACAGAGGGTTGTTACTCAGACCATAGAGGAAGGACTGCTCCTGCCCGGGCTTAACCCACACCTTGAACTGATCACACAGAGGGTTCAGACCATAGCTCTGTTATTACAGGACTACCAATGTCTTAACTGAGATCCTGTCGGTTGAGAGAGATATTGATGTTCATTTTAAAGCTTACGCAAATATGATTATCGAACTAAATCTCTAGTCTCACCTGGCTGTCGTCAGAGtcattttggggcggcaggtagcctactggttagagcattaggccagtaaccgaaaggttgctggatcgattCCCCAGACTtacaaggttaaaaaaaaatctgtcgttctgtccctgaacaaggaaATTAAGCCAATGTTCccctgtaggccgtcattgtaaataagaatttgctcttatcAGACTTGCCTAGTgacttttaaattttttttttttacaaaatctACACTTCTAACATGACTGTGGTTATCATTATACACAGTGAGGGGTCAGAGGGCCTCCACTTCCTGCTTCTTGTTCACCTTCTAACATGACTGTGGTTATCATTATACATAGTGAGAGGTCAGAGGGGCCTCCACTTCCTGCTTCTTGTTTACCTTCTAACATGACTGTGGTTATCATTATACACAGTGAGAGGTCAGAGGGGCCTCCACTTCCTGCTTCTTGTTTACCTTCTAACATGACTGTGGTTATCATTATACACAGTGAGAGGTCAGAGGGCCTCCACTTCCTGCTTCTTGTTCACCTTCTAACATGGCTGTGGTTATCATTATACACAGTGAGAGGTCAGAGGGGCCTCCACTTCCTGCTTCTTGTTCACCTTCTAACATGGCTGTGGTTATCATTATACACAGTGAGAGGTCAGAGGGGCCTCCACTTCCTGCTTCTTGTTCACCTTCTAACATGGCTGTGGTTATCATTATACACAGTGACATGTGAGAGGTCAGAGGGGCCTCCACTTCCTGCTTCTTGTTTACCTTGGCATATGGTGCCAGAAAGTCCAGTGCTGTGATGTGCAGGCGGAACTTAATGGTCTTGGTGAACTTCCCAAAGCAGGTGCCCACCGACACCAACTTATCACGGGAGATGTTGGTAGCCAACTTCAGAATTGTCTCActgatacaaaaaaaaaaaaaaaagtggaaaTAAGACAATATCTTAACTAGCCAAAGAGATGATCGTGAAGTAACCTGCTTTACAATATCCATTAGGTAATATTTAACAATAACAGCAGCTCTGTAGCGTCCGTTTACCTGATGTAATATACACGGTCATTGTGAAGTCTGAAGCAATATGTCCCATCGGGTCGATCCACCAGGTGTTTGATGTTCTCACCAATGCTGCAGACAAGAGGGTGTCACACATTGTCAATGTAGGTTCAGAGAATTTTAGACTATTTCAAATCACGTGTCACGGGGCGGCAGtgcagcctagtggttacagcggtGGAccaccggaaggttgcaagttcaaatccccgagctgacaaggtacaaatctgtcgttctgcccctgaacagacagttaacccactgttcctaggccgtcattgaaaataagaatttgttcttaattaactgacttgcctagttaaataaaaggtaaaaaataacattaaaataaataaatctacACAGACGACGTATTCGCCAGCTTGCTGAAGCATAACTAGGTGCAGGTTAAAGACTGTCATCATGAGCATATATCACCAAAGAGACTGGACTTGTGTTTATCAACCCTGTGCACTAACTACCCAGGCAAAGCATGGAGCGAGTCTGAACAGCCACAACAGTTTCAAAATAACGTCAACCTCGTCTTTCAAGATCACATGTCAATACTCactatttggagagtttctcaaACATCGTTTTTGTCTCGTCGTCTGTTAAAGGCCTCATTTTGCTCAAGGATTCGCTAATTTCCTTACAATATTGTGCCCGCTGAATGTAGCTTGATACAGCGTGGGGATAGAGAGCGGAAATACATGCGCAGGAAAACGGAAGTGGATGTAAAAGTGACGTCAAAATCATGCGCCTGTTGATGTTGACGAGCGACTAGAATTTTAGCAGAATTGCGAATTTTAAATTGTCATTTAAAAGACATCAGACGCTCGCATTGTATTTTAACGAGCTGTTTCGGTACTGTAAAGGTGTAAAGGCTGGAAATAGGAGACTAAAGACATTCAGATGAAGTGTTTTGAAGTGACACAGCTTTCAATATGATGACGGCTGTGGACGTGGAAGACGAGAGTATTCTGGCTTCAATATTTAAAGACAGCTTTCCAGACAACTGGAGAGACAACCCCGACTTCGCGGCCTACCTGTCCGAGCTCAGTTCGTATGGCGTGGAAAATTAAACCGTGAACCGGAGCGGCTGGCGGAGGGAGAGGGCGCAGATACTGCAGCAGACCCGGGAGCTCGCCTTCTCCAACTACAAGACGTTCATCCGCACCGCGGACTGCACCGGGAGATTTACCGAGACTTTGGCCGTGTGGAAAGCAGTGTTTCTAAACTCCTCGACAAGTTGCCCAGCTTCGGGGAAAAATGCAGGTCAGTGGTAAAAGTTAGACAACTTCTCTCTGTCGTTTTGACATGGCATTTacgtgatttaaaaaatatatatatatttttttgtaggcaagtctgttaagaatacatttttattttcaatgactgcctaggaacagtgggttagctgcctgttcagaggcagaacgacagatttgtaccttgtcagctcggggatttgaactcgcaaccttcaggttactagtccaacgctctaatggGGGATTCTGTCGGGGGAGATTTTCGGCACCAACACCGGCAAAACGTGCAaacatataaataataataatatatgccatttagcagacgcttttatccatgacttacagtcatgtgcatacattc
Proteins encoded in this window:
- the LOC127917118 gene encoding 60S ribosome subunit biogenesis protein NIP7 homolog translates to MRPLTDDETKTMFEKLSKYIGENIKHLVDRPDGTYCFRLHNDRVYYISETILKLATNISRDKLVSVGTCFGKFTKTIKFRLHITALDFLAPYAKFKVWVKPGQEQSFLYGNHVLKSGLGRITENTNQYQGVVVYSMADVPLGFGVAAKSTQECRRVDPMSIVVFHQADIGEFIRSEDTLT